One region of Corvus moneduloides isolate bCorMon1 chromosome 15, bCorMon1.pri, whole genome shotgun sequence genomic DNA includes:
- the PTTG1 gene encoding securin produces MATLIFVDQENGELGAPKSQLKLPSGSSKALIERTQVNTPLPKKAISTSPVASRSVRKALGNVNKTEGVTSKMDKIKQKNQPCTVNKSELESCHAVAEEDWPEIENMFPLDPQDFESFDLPEEHKLSNINLCGVPLMVFERTYGRCVNMVPSPVKIEKISWESNLLQSTADFLATLDEIIDMPPPNYDV; encoded by the exons ATGGCAACTCTGATCTTCGTTGATCAGGAGAATGGTGAACTTGGTGCTCCCAAAAGTCAGCTGAAGCTTCCTTCAGGATCTT CAAAAGCCTTAATTGAAAGAACACAAGTTAATACTCCACTTCCTAAAAAAGCGATCAGTACTTCTCCAGTCGCATCTCGCTCTGTCAGAAAGGCTCTTGGAAATGTGAATAAAACTGAAGGAGTCACAAGCAAGATGGAcaagataaaacagaaaaatcagccTTGCACTGTGAACAAA AGTGAATTAGAAAGCTGCCATGCAGTGGCTGAAGAAGATTGgccagaaatagaaaatatgtttccttTGGATCCTCAAG ACTTTGAGAGTTTTGATCTTCCTGAAGAACACAAACTAAGCAATATCAACCTGTGTGGTGTTCCCCTCATGGTATTTGAAAGGACATATGGCAGATGTGTGAACATGGTTCCTTCACCTGTGAAGATTGAAAAGATTTCATGGGAATCCA ACTTGCTACAATCAACTGCTGACTTCCTTGCTACCCTGGATGAGATCATTGACATGCCACCTCCAAATTATGATGTTTAA